A single region of the Kocuria rosea genome encodes:
- a CDS encoding acyl-CoA dehydrogenase family protein translates to MTPSTVEETTAHPRAGTDLAAGLPGDYSGLREHFRPLFAEIAAGALDRDLRRALPYAEVGRLDRAGFGALRVPAAHGGPGVSLEDFTRLLVDLAEADSNIAHLYRSHHGFVESLRFLPRELQEVWYPRVLAGATVGNASTEKGGNALGTLNTVLSRTPEGWELTGRKFYATGSVFCDYTRVSAALDGRDGRRFAVVATDAEGVTLEDDWDGFGQKLTGTGTAVFERVRVPEDAVLDRTAGSAEAVHEAAFFQLVLLAVLAGIARAARRDAVETIAGRRRTFNTGLGLPFRDDPLIQEATGRISAKAFAAEATVLHAARALDAGIAAAAAAGADRPDFTGALPAALHESEIAVEHAQVTVPELALGAAQDLFLTVGASATSTAKGLDRHWRNAQTVATHNPIAFRARALGDYLINGTLPEGLNAIGDARTGATTDATTDATTDAATDATTDATTDADRTPGA, encoded by the coding sequence ATGACCCCGAGCACGGTCGAGGAGACCACCGCCCATCCCCGCGCCGGCACGGACCTCGCCGCCGGCCTGCCCGGGGACTACTCCGGGCTGCGGGAGCACTTCCGGCCGCTGTTCGCGGAGATCGCCGCCGGCGCCCTGGACCGGGACCTCCGGCGCGCGCTGCCCTACGCGGAGGTCGGCCGGCTGGACCGGGCCGGGTTCGGTGCCCTGCGCGTCCCGGCGGCCCACGGCGGCCCCGGGGTCAGCCTCGAGGACTTCACCCGGCTGCTGGTCGACCTGGCCGAGGCCGACTCCAACATCGCCCACCTCTACCGCTCCCACCACGGCTTCGTGGAGTCCCTGCGCTTCCTGCCCCGGGAGCTCCAGGAGGTCTGGTACCCGCGGGTGCTGGCCGGGGCCACCGTCGGCAACGCCTCCACGGAGAAGGGCGGCAACGCGCTGGGCACCCTGAACACCGTGCTGAGCCGGACCCCCGAGGGCTGGGAGCTCACCGGCCGGAAGTTCTACGCCACCGGTTCCGTCTTCTGCGACTACACCCGCGTCTCGGCCGCCCTGGACGGCCGCGACGGGCGCCGCTTCGCCGTCGTCGCCACGGACGCCGAGGGCGTGACGCTCGAGGACGACTGGGACGGCTTCGGGCAGAAGCTCACCGGCACCGGCACCGCGGTCTTCGAGCGGGTGCGCGTCCCGGAGGACGCCGTGCTGGACCGCACCGCCGGCAGCGCGGAGGCCGTCCACGAGGCCGCCTTCTTCCAGCTCGTGCTGCTGGCCGTGCTGGCCGGCATCGCCCGGGCGGCCCGGCGGGACGCGGTGGAGACCATCGCCGGACGCCGGCGGACCTTCAACACCGGGCTCGGCCTGCCGTTCCGCGACGACCCGCTGATCCAGGAGGCCACCGGGCGGATCTCCGCCAAGGCCTTCGCCGCCGAGGCCACCGTCCTGCACGCCGCCCGCGCCCTGGACGCCGGGATCGCCGCCGCCGCAGCGGCCGGCGCCGACCGGCCGGACTTCACCGGGGCCCTCCCGGCGGCGCTGCACGAGTCCGAGATCGCCGTGGAGCACGCCCAGGTCACCGTGCCGGAGCTGGCGCTCGGCGCGGCCCAGGACCTGTTCCTCACCGTGGGCGCCTCCGCCACGTCCACGGCCAAGGGCCTGGACCGGCACTGGCGCAACGCCCAGACCGTGGCCACCCACAACCCGATCGCCTTCCGCGCCCGAGCCCTCGGCGACTACCTCATCAACGGCACCCTGCCGGAGGGCCTGAACGCCATCGGCGACGCGAGGACCGGCGCCACGACCGATGCCACGACCGATGCCACGACCGATGCCGCGACCGATGCCACGACCGATGCCACGACCGACGCCGACCGAACCCCAGGAGCCTGA
- a CDS encoding MFS transporter codes for MSTTTTAAPGRSSIVHGKKRVLASAFAGTTIEWYDFYLYGTAAALVFNVQFFPMATELGGIVASFATLAVGVIARPLGGIIAGHLGDRIGRKALLVASLLLMGVASTLIGLLPTYEVIGWWAVVGLVVLRILQGLSAGAEWGGSALLSVEHSPARHRGFFGSFTQIGSSAGMLLATGAFFIVQNVMSEEQFAAYGWRIPFLLSALLVAVGLWIRLGVADAPEFLEHRASGNVAKAPLRELLVHHRRPVLVTIGLRLAQNAVYYLVTVYMLTYLRDVRGDSAAGVTAVMIASAIGLFSTPFWAWLSDRVGRKVVSVTAYAAIGVFGWVLFAFLEAGPLALLPLVVILGINLVHDAVYGPQAAWFAEQFPVHVRYSGVSFGYQVGTVLGGGLMPLIAALLFAAGGDTPWLIAGYLSVLAVLSVVAALAAKDPARDRRGTELTDLHAGRTAAAPVLATPAAASATQPTPERTTV; via the coding sequence ATGAGCACCACGACCACGGCCGCCCCGGGCCGCAGCAGCATCGTCCACGGCAAGAAGCGCGTCCTGGCCTCGGCCTTCGCCGGGACCACCATCGAGTGGTACGACTTCTACCTCTACGGCACCGCCGCCGCACTCGTCTTCAACGTCCAGTTCTTCCCCATGGCCACCGAGCTCGGCGGTATCGTGGCGTCCTTCGCCACGCTCGCGGTCGGGGTGATCGCCCGGCCCCTGGGCGGGATCATCGCCGGGCACCTGGGGGACCGGATCGGCCGCAAGGCCCTGCTGGTGGCCTCCCTGCTGCTCATGGGCGTGGCCTCCACCCTGATCGGCCTGCTGCCCACCTACGAGGTGATCGGCTGGTGGGCCGTCGTCGGGCTCGTGGTCCTGCGCATCCTCCAGGGCCTGTCCGCGGGTGCCGAGTGGGGCGGCTCCGCGCTGCTGAGCGTGGAGCACTCACCGGCCCGGCACCGCGGGTTCTTCGGGTCCTTCACCCAGATCGGCTCCTCCGCCGGCATGCTGCTGGCCACCGGCGCGTTCTTCATCGTGCAGAACGTCATGAGCGAGGAGCAGTTCGCCGCCTACGGCTGGCGCATCCCCTTCCTGCTCTCGGCCCTGCTCGTGGCGGTGGGCCTGTGGATCCGCCTCGGCGTGGCCGACGCCCCGGAGTTCCTGGAGCACCGGGCCTCGGGGAACGTGGCCAAGGCCCCCCTGCGGGAGCTGCTGGTCCACCACCGCCGCCCGGTGCTGGTGACGATCGGCCTGCGCCTGGCCCAGAACGCCGTCTACTACCTGGTGACGGTCTACATGCTGACCTACCTGCGGGACGTGCGCGGGGACAGCGCCGCGGGCGTGACCGCGGTGATGATCGCCTCGGCCATCGGCCTGTTCTCCACCCCGTTCTGGGCCTGGCTGTCCGACCGGGTGGGCCGGAAGGTCGTCTCGGTGACCGCCTACGCGGCGATCGGCGTCTTCGGCTGGGTGCTGTTCGCCTTCCTCGAGGCCGGCCCGCTCGCCCTGCTGCCGCTCGTGGTCATCCTCGGCATCAACCTCGTCCACGACGCGGTCTACGGACCGCAGGCGGCCTGGTTCGCCGAGCAGTTCCCCGTGCACGTGCGGTACTCGGGCGTGAGCTTCGGCTACCAGGTCGGCACCGTCCTGGGCGGCGGGCTCATGCCGCTGATCGCCGCCCTGCTCTTCGCCGCCGGCGGGGACACCCCGTGGCTGATCGCCGGCTACCTCTCCGTGCTGGCCGTGCTCTCCGTCGTCGCCGCCCTGGCCGCGAAGGATCCCGCCCGGGACCGGCGCGGCACCGAACTCACCGATCTGCACGCCGGCCGGACCGCGGCCGCCCCGGTCCTCGCGACTCCCGCCGCCGCGAGCGCCACCCAGCCCACCCCCGAGAGGACCACCGTATGA
- a CDS encoding LLM class flavin-dependent oxidoreductase, giving the protein MSRPLLLNAFDMMVPVHQSPGLWRHPEAGVAGFDTLEYWTSLARTLEEGGFTALFLADVPGVYDVYGGGAEATARGGVQYPVLDPLVAVPAMAAATEQLGFGVTASVTYEAPYLLARTFATLDHFTRGRVAWNVVTSYQDSAARNLGMDRQIPHDERYDRADEYMEVMYKLLEGSFEPGAVKADAGAGVFVDPELVHPIGHEGTWFSVPGQALTHPGPQGTPFLFQAGASKRGQQFAVDHAEAIFFIGNTPQLVRRWTDGVRAELAAQGRAEDAVKTFAMATVVVAETDDEAHARLDGYRRHVDIEGALSLFGGWTGVDLAGADPDAPLEYVATDANQSALAAFTSLSPDRTWTVRDLAEFVAIGGRGPVIAGAPGTVADELERWREEAGVDGFNISAAVRPADLERFTTMVSPELRRRGLLPEPGALPAGRTLREALAGAGPRLADDHRGASYRR; this is encoded by the coding sequence ATGAGCCGCCCCCTGCTGCTGAACGCCTTCGACATGATGGTGCCCGTGCACCAGTCACCGGGACTGTGGCGCCACCCGGAGGCCGGGGTCGCCGGCTTCGACACGCTCGAGTACTGGACGTCGCTGGCCCGCACCCTCGAGGAGGGCGGCTTCACCGCGCTGTTCCTGGCGGACGTCCCCGGCGTCTACGACGTGTACGGCGGCGGGGCAGAGGCCACGGCCCGCGGGGGAGTGCAGTACCCGGTGCTCGACCCGCTCGTCGCGGTGCCGGCGATGGCCGCGGCCACCGAGCAGCTCGGCTTCGGGGTGACCGCCTCGGTCACCTACGAAGCCCCCTACCTGCTGGCCCGCACCTTCGCGACCCTCGACCACTTCACCCGCGGCCGGGTGGCGTGGAACGTGGTGACCTCCTACCAGGACTCCGCCGCCCGCAACCTGGGCATGGACCGGCAGATCCCGCACGACGAGCGCTACGACCGCGCCGACGAGTACATGGAGGTCATGTACAAGCTCCTCGAGGGCTCCTTCGAGCCCGGGGCGGTGAAGGCCGACGCCGGCGCCGGGGTCTTCGTGGACCCGGAGCTCGTGCATCCCATCGGCCACGAGGGCACCTGGTTCTCCGTGCCCGGCCAGGCGCTGACCCACCCCGGACCCCAGGGCACCCCGTTCCTGTTCCAGGCCGGCGCCTCGAAGCGCGGACAGCAGTTCGCCGTGGACCACGCCGAGGCCATCTTCTTCATCGGCAACACCCCGCAGCTCGTGCGCCGGTGGACCGACGGCGTCCGGGCCGAACTGGCCGCGCAGGGACGGGCCGAGGACGCCGTGAAGACCTTCGCCATGGCCACCGTGGTGGTCGCCGAGACCGACGACGAGGCCCACGCCAGGCTCGACGGATACCGCCGGCACGTGGACATCGAGGGAGCGCTGTCCCTGTTCGGCGGCTGGACCGGCGTCGACCTGGCCGGGGCGGACCCCGACGCGCCGCTCGAGTACGTGGCCACCGACGCCAACCAGTCCGCGCTCGCGGCGTTCACCTCGCTGTCCCCGGACCGGACCTGGACGGTGCGGGACCTGGCCGAGTTCGTGGCCATCGGCGGCCGCGGGCCCGTCATCGCCGGGGCCCCCGGCACCGTGGCGGACGAGCTCGAGCGCTGGCGGGAGGAGGCCGGCGTGGACGGCTTCAACATCTCGGCGGCCGTGCGGCCGGCGGACCTGGAGCGGTTCACCACGATGGTGTCGCCGGAGCTGCGGCGCCGCGGCCTGCTGCCGGAGCCCGGGGCTCTGCCCGCCGGCAGGACGCTGCGCGAGGCGCTGGCGGGCGCCGGGCCGAGGCTGGCCGACGACCACCGCGGGGCCTCCTACCGCCGGTGA